TTCAGGCGTGCGCGAGTTCGAGGCCTTGAAGAAGGATTACGTGAAACACACCGATGCTTTTGGCAGCTTGGGCATTCTCCGCGTTAGCGATGGTAAGACCATGTACACATGAGACTTTAACCCTATAATCACGGGCTTGGGATTAACCTTCATCTTGATTTAGGCTCACCCGGGATAGGTAAGGACAGACACGGGCTTTTTTGAGGGCATTTGATAACGCTCAATACGAGAGCCGAATTTGGCTGACCATGCGCTTTGTCTTTAGGCGAGCATGTGTTGTATTTCTTGGTCCTGGTCACGGGCTGCGTTTCGGCGGGTAAAATCGGCACCTCCGAGATCTATCGGGTGACCAATGTGGTCATGATTTCCATGCGCAACTTGCCGCAAGATGAGGAGAAAGTGACCGAGATCAAGAAACTGTTATGTTGCGGTGCATTCTACTTTGCCTGGAGCCACCACGACACGCCCATCGATCTGACGCTCTCCACACAAAAGGCCGTCAAGTTTGCCAAGACAGACAACCGATTCTTCTGGTCAGAATGAGACGGCTTGAGCCCATGAACGAGTTCGATAAACAATCTTGATTGGTTTCCTCTCCAGGAATCGGATGTGTCACATTCCCTTCATTCGTCATGGCATCAATTGCCAGGATTGGCTCTTGAAGGTAATGTGCGGCAGTGTGGAGATACGAACTGTCTACGTGGGATCGAGGCAAGCCAAGGCGGTCGTGATTTCCCGACTCAGTTCTGAACGAGCGGGCACCAGGTGCGGGCGTGCTTTGGGCAGCTTTCGGGAAAGAGAATGCTTGAGCTCGAATTCTATTTCCGTAGATTCCAAGTCCGAGGCGTGGACGATCAAGGTCATGTGGCGAATTTCGCCGAGACCGAACAAATGATCGTGGTGGGAGAAGATATCTCTTCGTTTCTACAAATTAGAGGATCCGTTCCACTCTTTTGGGATCAACCTGGAATCAATGTAAACTCTCGggtgatttttcttcttttcatttgtcAATGAGTCTGTGTTTCTGCGATTGATTTAGGTGGGGTCGCACAAGATCCGCATGTCCAGGGGTCCTGAGTTATCCACCACGGCCTTTGATCTGCATCTCACCACGTTGAAGCAAAACTACGGACATCAAGCCATCGTCAATCTATTGGGATCGTCTTTGGTTGGGAGTAAAGAAGGCGAGGCGACGCTTTCCACGGCTTTTCAAACCCATCAAAAGCTATGTGAGCAGCATTTGGATGTGCCGCACATTTTATTCGACTATCACGCCGAAGTCAAAGGTGGGAGCATCAAAAACCTTTCTCGTCTTCACGAAAAAGTCCAGCAATGTGTCAACAAATTCGGATTCTTTACCAAAGTCGGACCCAATGTCTCGCGGTAAGGTCTTTTTTTATTCGtattttaaaatgtatcaGGTGAGACTAGGAATAGGATCTTTTTAGGGAGCAATATGGCACAGTACGCACGAATTGTACGGATTGTTTGGATCGAACCAATGCCGTTCAAGCTTTCTTAGGAAATCAAATACTGGCCTATCAACTACAAGACCTCCAATTGGACGACAAATCCAACATCGTGTCTCGATTCGAAGAAATGTTCAAACAAATGTGGCAAAACAATGGCAATGAACTCAGCAAAATGTATGCCGGAACTGGGGCTTTGGGTGGTGGAACCTCCAAGGTAGGATCCAGATCAAAGTTCTCCTCACCAGGGcttggttggtggtgtattgTACACTAGTCCTCATTCAAAACTGATTTCCTTAGATCATTGATGGTGCAAGATCGGCGGCCAGAACGATTCAAAATAATCTCTTGGACCAATCCAAACAAGAGGCCATTGATGTCCTTCTCTTTGGAAGCTCCTTCAATAGCGATCTTGCTGATCGTGCTCGAGTGCTATTACCTAGTCATTATATCAATGGTAGGGAATGATAGATAGAACCCTGGACTCTTCTTGTTACCCGATGTTTCATACGTTTGTTTTAGCTCCTCGTCCGGTCTTGGAGAGTCTGGTCCATCGATACTTGAGCTACTCCGAGCCGGTTCCATTACGGGTGGGTGTCGGTACCTACAATATTAATGGTGGGAAGCATTTCAGGAGCATCGTGTACAAGGATGTTTCCTTGTCCGATTGGCTCCTTGACGCCCACAAGACGGTGAAAGAAAGCGGTAAGTCTAAAATCGATACCTGAGCTCTTCAGTGAAATGTTTTCCATGCTCGTGGGCACACAAACCCCTACGTTTGAATAAGTGTACTTGCGGTCCCCTTTAAATTGCTTTTGCACTTCCTCTTTTCACACTGCTGCCTATCTAATGCACCTCGACGAATGTCGTTGATCGATATCGTGTAAGTGTATCGATTGTTCATCATAAAGATTGAATAACTAGAACGAATTAGGATGATTAGGATGAAATCGGAAATGCTTTCAACATCTCTCGATTTTTCTCACATTACAGCGCTTATAGACTTGAGCGAGTGTTCCACGGATGAAAAGAAGCCCATTGATATTTATGCCATCGGCTTTGAAGAGATGGTCGACTTAGACGCAAAAAACATCATGAACGCCAGGTGATTGTCTCAAACTGACGCCAGAGCCCAaatcctaaaaaaaaaaatcttggactTATTATATCTATCCTTATTGCAGCTCGGAGAATGCCAAATCTTGGGCTAGTGAGCTCACCAAGACGCTCAATCGCGATGAAAAGTTCAGCTTGATCACTTACCAACAATTGGTGGGCGTTTGTTTGTATGTGTTCGTTCGACCTGAATTGGCGCCTcacattcaagatgtggccGTGGATTGCGTTAAAACAGGCATGGGTGGTGCCACGGGCAATAAAGGGGCGGTAGCCATCCGACTTCGATACCACTCGACGTCAATTTGCTTTGTTTGCTCACATTTTGCCGCAGGGCAAGGTAACATCACGGACAGAAATAACGATTTTAACGAGGCCGTTAAACGCATCATCTTTCCCAAGGTTAGATCCTACCATCTACTTTACATTGGGTGATCAAACGAATTGGCCCTGGCTAGCCGATGACATTCACTTCTAATGGCACACGTATTTTATTTCCCCCAGGGTCGAACTTTGATGAGCCATGATTACGTATTTTGGTGCGGGGATTTCAATTATCGAATCAATATGGCCAGGGAGGATGTCAAAGCCTTGGTTGCCAATGAAGATTGGGAGACCCTTCTCAGCGCTGACCAACTCAAGGTTTAACCTAACACCCTAATTTGACATGCCATTCCGATTCCAATTGGTTATCGTATTCTTAGATTGAACATGGAGAAGGCAATGTGTTCCAAGGCTTCATTGAAGGCCCCGTGAACTTTCCCCCTACTTACAAGTACGACCTGTTCTCGGATGATTACGACACATCCGAGAAGTGTCGAGTTCCTGCTTGGACAGATCGGATTCTTTGGCGGAGACGACAATTGTCTCGTGTTCCTCCAGAGGGTTGGAGTGCCGGACAATGCCATTGGTATGGACGAGCAAATCTGAAACAATCCGATCATCGACCTGTCCTTGCAATTCTGGATGTCGAGGCATTGAAGGTAAATGTTGAGAAACGCGAGGCCATCTTCGAAGATGCGCTCAAGGACGTGGGACCGCCGGATGGTTCTGTGTTGCTTCAATTCGAGAACGTGGTCTCGTTCGATCTTCAAAACGTCATTGATGATCATTTCATGGACGAACTTCACGAGGAGTTGGGGAAAGTGGGACCTATTCGATTCACGAAATACATCAACGAGATGATTTGGGTGGCGTTCATGAATCATTCACACGCTCTAGATGCCGAAAAGGTTCACCAAATATCTGTAAGTGCCTTACTTGTTAATGGGTGTATCGGGATCATACCAGAAAGCTGCAAGGTGTTCTTCGTTGATTGAAGGTTTGTGGTCACGAGATCACCATTCGCCTGAAACATCCAAATTGGCGAGAACTCCTTGAGCAGGAGTTGGAACTCTGCTCAAGCAATACCATTCCCTTGTGTGGAACCAAAGAGCTTAATATGAGAAAGGAATCCGCTCGAATGCTCTCACAACTCTCACAACTCTCCTTCGAGGAATTGGAAGGTAATTCAGTGTCCTCAATACCACCTACTTAATTCTCCGGGAATGAATAACATTTAGACTTGAAACTCTCTCGCCAGATATCACAATGACGGTGTCA
This DNA window, taken from Tigriopus californicus strain San Diego chromosome 9, Tcal_SD_v2.1, whole genome shotgun sequence, encodes the following:
- the LOC131886014 gene encoding synaptojanin-1-like isoform X1 translates to MAMGRPLRVYHNLPQVGVHAAYSLVMEQKNRDEILLVENYAIVALGVREFEALKKDYVKHTDAFGSLGILRVSDGSPGIGEHVLYFLVLVTGCVSAGKIGTSEIYRVTNVVMISMRNLPQDEEKVTEIKKLLCCGAFYFAWSHHDTPIDLTLSTQKAVKFAKTDNRFFWNRMCHIPFIRHGINCQDWLLKVMCGSVEIRTVYVGSRQAKAVVISRLSSERAGTRFQVRGVDDQGHVANFAETEQMIVVGEDISSFLQIRGSVPLFWDQPGINVGSHKIRMSRGPELSTTAFDLHLTTLKQNYGHQAIVNLLGSSLVGSKEGEATLSTAFQTHQKLCEQHLDVPHILFDYHAEVKGGSIKNLSRLHEKVQQCVNKFGFFTKVGPNVSREQYGTVRTNCTDCLDRTNAVQAFLGNQILAYQLQDLQLDDKSNIVSRFEEMFKQMWQNNGNELSKMYAGTGALGGGTSKIIDGARSAARTIQNNLLDQSKQEAIDVLLFGSSFNSDLADRARVLLPSHYINAPRPVLESLVHRYLSYSEPVPLRVGVGTYNINGGKHFRSIVYKDVSLSDWLLDAHKTVKESALIDLSECSTDEKKPIDIYAIGFEEMVDLDAKNIMNASSENAKSWASELTKTLNRDEKFSLITYQQLVGVCLYVFVRPELAPHIQDVAVDCVKTGMGGATGNKGAVAIRLRYHSTSICFVCSHFAAGQGNITDRNNDFNEAVKRIIFPKGRTLMSHDYVFWCGDFNYRINMAREDVKALVANEDWETLLSADQLKIEHGEGNVFQGFIEGPVNFPPTYKYDLFSDDYDTSEKCRVPAWTDRILWRRRQLSRVPPEGWSAGQCHWYGRANLKQSDHRPVLAILDVEALKVNVEKREAIFEDALKDVGPPDGSVLLQFENVVSFDLQNVIDDHFMDELHEELGKVGPIRFTKYINEMIWVAFMNHSHALDAEKVHQISVCGHEITIRLKHPNWRELLEQELELCSSNTIPLCGTKELNMRKESARMLSQLSQLSFEELEDITMTVSNQDPSVETPATVPPARPRPPPPRPAPPPGRPAQPPSRPSAPPARPAPPPERPKPPGRPEAPKSASASPQPPRKPPPPMMPPKQAVEDQDTRMEEPLARPPNFVREISQTPSEKAGFSDIFTVTSPVTADLPISSSTGSIVALTMDPSSGTTTKSSSSTTSLEYPEGYDPVIESGKAWSNGQEQTIPGQDKPTDLPVVRQLPKLPPRQSSSESGKSTPSGSTPGSPFKLAPKKGGAPPPAPPPRVPPTLPGRPPASAGRAPPPIPKR
- the LOC131886014 gene encoding synaptojanin-1-like isoform X2, which gives rise to MAMGRPLRVYHNLPQVGVHAAYSLVMEQKNRDEILLVENYAIVALGVREFEALKKDYVKHTDAFGSLGILRVSDGSPGIGEHVLYFLVLVTGCVSAGKIGTSEIYRVTNVVMISMRNLPQDEEKVTEIKKLLCCGAFYFAWSHHDTPIDLTLSTQKAVKFAKTDNRFFWNRMCHIPFIRHGINCQDWLLKVMCGSVEIRTVYVGSRQAKAVVISRLSSERAGTRFQVRGVDDQGHVANFAETEQMIVVGEDISSFLQIRGSVPLFWDQPGINVGSHKIRMSRGPELSTTAFDLHLTTLKQNYGHQAIVNLLGSSLVGSKEGEATLSTAFQTHQKLCEQHLDVPHILFDYHAEVKGGSIKNLSRLHEKVQQCVNKFGFFTKVGPNVSREQYGTVRTNCTDCLDRTNAVQAFLGNQILAYQLQDLQLDDKSNIVSRFEEMFKQMWQNNGNELSKMYAGTGALGGGTSKIIDGARSAARTIQNNLLDQSKQEAIDVLLFGSSFNSDLADRARVLLPSHYINAPRPVLESLVHRYLSYSEPVPLRVGVGTYNINGGKHFRSIVYKDVSLSDWLLDAHKTVKESDLSECSTDEKKPIDIYAIGFEEMVDLDAKNIMNASSENAKSWASELTKTLNRDEKFSLITYQQLVGVCLYVFVRPELAPHIQDVAVDCVKTGMGGATGNKGAVAIRLRYHSTSICFVCSHFAAGQGNITDRNNDFNEAVKRIIFPKGRTLMSHDYVFWCGDFNYRINMAREDVKALVANEDWETLLSADQLKIEHGEGNVFQGFIEGPVNFPPTYKYDLFSDDYDTSEKCRVPAWTDRILWRRRQLSRVPPEGWSAGQCHWYGRANLKQSDHRPVLAILDVEALKVNVEKREAIFEDALKDVGPPDGSVLLQFENVVSFDLQNVIDDHFMDELHEELGKVGPIRFTKYINEMIWVAFMNHSHALDAEKVHQISVCGHEITIRLKHPNWRELLEQELELCSSNTIPLCGTKELNMRKESARMLSQLSQLSFEELEDITMTVSNQDPSVETPATVPPARPRPPPPRPAPPPGRPAQPPSRPSAPPARPAPPPERPKPPGRPEAPKSASASPQPPRKPPPPMMPPKQAVEDQDTRMEEPLARPPNFVREISQTPSEKAGFSDIFTVTSPVTADLPISSSTGSIVALTMDPSSGTTTKSSSSTTSLEYPEGYDPVIESGKAWSNGQEQTIPGQDKPTDLPVVRQLPKLPPRQSSSESGKSTPSGSTPGSPFKLAPKKGGAPPPAPPPRVPPTLPGRPPASAGRAPPPIPKR
- the LOC131886014 gene encoding synaptojanin-1-like isoform X3; the encoded protein is MAMGRPLRVYHNLPQVGVHAAYSLVMEQKNRDEILLVENYAIVALGVREFEALKKDYVKHTDAFGSLGILRVSDGEHVLYFLVLVTGCVSAGKIGTSEIYRVTNVVMISMRNLPQDEEKVTEIKKLLCCGAFYFAWSHHDTPIDLTLSTQKAVKFAKTDNRFFWNRMCHIPFIRHGINCQDWLLKVMCGSVEIRTVYVGSRQAKAVVISRLSSERAGTRFQVRGVDDQGHVANFAETEQMIVVGEDISSFLQIRGSVPLFWDQPGINVGSHKIRMSRGPELSTTAFDLHLTTLKQNYGHQAIVNLLGSSLVGSKEGEATLSTAFQTHQKLCEQHLDVPHILFDYHAEVKGGSIKNLSRLHEKVQQCVNKFGFFTKVGPNVSREQYGTVRTNCTDCLDRTNAVQAFLGNQILAYQLQDLQLDDKSNIVSRFEEMFKQMWQNNGNELSKMYAGTGALGGGTSKIIDGARSAARTIQNNLLDQSKQEAIDVLLFGSSFNSDLADRARVLLPSHYINAPRPVLESLVHRYLSYSEPVPLRVGVGTYNINGGKHFRSIVYKDVSLSDWLLDAHKTVKESALIDLSECSTDEKKPIDIYAIGFEEMVDLDAKNIMNASSENAKSWASELTKTLNRDEKFSLITYQQLVGVCLYVFVRPELAPHIQDVAVDCVKTGMGGATGNKGAVAIRLRYHSTSICFVCSHFAAGQGNITDRNNDFNEAVKRIIFPKGRTLMSHDYVFWCGDFNYRINMAREDVKALVANEDWETLLSADQLKIEHGEGNVFQGFIEGPVNFPPTYKYDLFSDDYDTSEKCRVPAWTDRILWRRRQLSRVPPEGWSAGQCHWYGRANLKQSDHRPVLAILDVEALKVNVEKREAIFEDALKDVGPPDGSVLLQFENVVSFDLQNVIDDHFMDELHEELGKVGPIRFTKYINEMIWVAFMNHSHALDAEKVHQISVCGHEITIRLKHPNWRELLEQELELCSSNTIPLCGTKELNMRKESARMLSQLSQLSFEELEDITMTVSNQDPSVETPATVPPARPRPPPPRPAPPPGRPAQPPSRPSAPPARPAPPPERPKPPGRPEAPKSASASPQPPRKPPPPMMPPKQAVEDQDTRMEEPLARPPNFVREISQTPSEKAGFSDIFTVTSPVTADLPISSSTGSIVALTMDPSSGTTTKSSSSTTSLEYPEGYDPVIESGKAWSNGQEQTIPGQDKPTDLPVVRQLPKLPPRQSSSESGKSTPSGSTPGSPFKLAPKKGGAPPPAPPPRVPPTLPGRPPASAGRAPPPIPKR